The proteins below come from a single Mesobacillus jeotgali genomic window:
- a CDS encoding GntR family transcriptional regulator: protein MILNSDSMKPIYVQIAEWLETEILSESIKRDEKVYSQYQLAEMLNINPATAAKGLNILADENIVYKKRGLGMFVSEDAKKIIMAKRRNQTLKSLVAELVREADHLQVTEEELIEMIQEAKRDLKGET from the coding sequence TTGATCCTTAATTCAGATAGCATGAAACCGATTTACGTCCAGATTGCTGAGTGGCTGGAAACGGAGATTCTCAGCGAGAGTATCAAGAGGGATGAAAAGGTTTATTCGCAATATCAGCTTGCGGAAATGCTGAATATCAATCCGGCGACAGCGGCAAAAGGATTGAATATTTTGGCGGATGAAAACATTGTTTATAAAAAGCGCGGTCTCGGGATGTTCGTATCGGAGGATGCGAAGAAAATTATTATGGCGAAACGGAGGAACCAGACATTGAAGTCATTGGTGGCTGAGTTGGTGCGGGAAGCGGACCATCTTCAGGTGACGGAAGAGGAATTGATCGAGATGATCCAGGAAGCCAAACGGGATTTAAAGGGGGAAACATGA
- a CDS encoding ABC transporter ATP-binding protein — MMSVLEFEGVTKTYGKKKALDNLTFSLGENKITGLIGRNGAGKTTMLKISAGFMRESSGGVKVFGENPFNNLNVSANMIMIDNDMNLPAALNLGELLETADDFYHNWDMKLARNLLDYFGLDPKQTHAGLSKGMKNTFNAILGLAARCPLTIFDEPTNGMDAGVRKDFYRALLKDYIANPRTIIISSHHLNEVEDILEDILLLKDGKQFLHMPIEELREFAVVVSGKEEAMKNWLRGHEVFHKSNTEFGRTYAVIRNDLSDDQIASAMKNSLEFSTISNEDLCLYLTSQEKGGIDDVFNKG; from the coding sequence ATGATGAGTGTGCTGGAGTTTGAAGGTGTAACCAAAACATATGGGAAGAAAAAGGCTTTGGATAATCTTACTTTCTCACTCGGGGAAAACAAGATTACCGGCTTGATTGGCAGGAATGGGGCAGGCAAGACGACGATGCTGAAAATCTCTGCTGGTTTCATGCGTGAGAGTTCGGGTGGAGTCAAAGTGTTTGGGGAGAATCCGTTTAATAATCTTAATGTGTCTGCGAATATGATCATGATTGATAATGACATGAACTTGCCAGCCGCATTGAATCTCGGAGAACTGCTGGAAACAGCAGACGATTTTTATCATAACTGGGATATGAAATTGGCGCGAAATCTGCTTGATTATTTTGGCCTGGATCCTAAGCAGACGCATGCTGGGCTGTCAAAGGGAATGAAAAATACCTTCAACGCGATTTTAGGGCTGGCTGCACGTTGCCCGCTGACCATTTTCGATGAACCGACAAACGGAATGGATGCTGGAGTCAGGAAGGATTTTTACCGGGCGCTCTTGAAGGATTACATTGCTAATCCCCGCACGATCATCATCTCAAGCCATCACCTGAACGAGGTGGAAGATATCCTTGAAGACATACTGCTCCTGAAAGACGGAAAGCAATTTTTGCATATGCCGATTGAAGAGCTGAGGGAGTTTGCTGTTGTAGTCAGCGGCAAAGAGGAGGCAATGAAAAACTGGCTCCGCGGCCATGAGGTATTTCATAAAAGCAATACCGAATTTGGAAGGACGTATGCGGTGATCCGTAATGACCTTTCCGATGATCAGATTGCATCAGCCATGAAAAATAGCCTGGAGTTCTCGACGATTTCAAACGAGGACCTCTGTCTGTACTTGACGAGCCAGGAGAAGGGCGGGATTGATGATGTTTTTAACAAAGGTTAG
- a CDS encoding aromatic acid exporter family protein: MAILKKFNFVGGRVLKTGIAVFITALICELLGWPPMFAVITAIVTIEPTAADSIKKAYVRFPASAIGAAFSVVFNFAFGDSPLTYMLVAVATIIACHRLHLQDGALVAVLTGVAMISTVQDHYLSNFFIRLGTTLTGLTVSTLVNLLVIRPDYSKSIKAKIRQLIVETGNLIEGRGTEITRHQPLHRETRAEFQRILKDMEAIETLCKHQKKEWKLHQFDRKDMRNIHYEFKKLTILRQVHYHVGNLVSLPSMNMPETKAQVVEDMVKSIKSAFHHPDFAMDESHDSIVKKLLELLRHEVDVREAQSHRFSEETVIYYELVSIHDLLEELNHIHRFEIRHQKLLEKSLDISS; encoded by the coding sequence ATGGCTATACTAAAAAAATTCAATTTTGTCGGAGGAAGGGTTCTTAAAACGGGTATTGCCGTGTTCATTACGGCATTGATCTGCGAGCTGTTAGGCTGGCCGCCAATGTTCGCCGTGATTACCGCAATTGTGACGATTGAACCTACCGCGGCAGATTCGATAAAAAAAGCATATGTAAGGTTCCCGGCATCAGCGATTGGTGCAGCTTTTTCCGTCGTATTCAACTTTGCGTTCGGTGACAGCCCGCTAACCTATATGCTCGTTGCCGTCGCCACAATCATTGCCTGCCATAGGCTGCACCTTCAGGACGGAGCGCTGGTTGCAGTGCTGACTGGAGTGGCGATGATTTCAACTGTACAGGATCATTATTTGTCCAACTTCTTTATCCGCCTAGGAACAACGTTGACCGGGCTGACAGTGTCAACCCTTGTGAACCTGCTCGTAATCCGTCCTGATTATTCAAAATCAATCAAAGCAAAAATCCGGCAGCTGATTGTGGAAACAGGGAATCTGATAGAAGGCAGGGGAACGGAAATCACAAGGCATCAGCCATTGCACCGGGAAACAAGGGCTGAATTCCAGAGAATCCTGAAAGACATGGAAGCAATTGAAACACTATGCAAGCATCAAAAGAAAGAATGGAAGCTACATCAATTCGACCGGAAGGACATGCGGAACATCCATTATGAATTCAAGAAGCTGACGATTTTGAGACAAGTCCATTATCACGTCGGTAATCTCGTTTCCCTCCCATCGATGAACATGCCCGAGACAAAAGCTCAGGTCGTCGAAGACATGGTGAAATCGATTAAATCCGCGTTTCACCATCCGGATTTTGCGATGGATGAATCTCATGATTCCATCGTCAAAAAACTGCTGGAACTATTAAGGCATGAGGTAGATGTGCGGGAAGCCCAATCCCATCGATTCTCTGAAGAAACGGTCATCTATTACGAACTAGTCTCGATCCACGACCTGCTAGAAGAGTTGAACCACATTCACAGATTCGAAATCAGGCATCAAAAGCTGCTTGAAAAATCATTGGATATAAGCTCCTGA
- a CDS encoding ABC transporter permease — translation MKKRYLITSLIILSLLSLFVGVSRITPMELLDFQSEETEIFLISRVPRLIAILLAGAGMSIAGLIMQQLSRNKFVSPTTAGTLDATRLGILVSMLFFANASTIEKMLIAFVFALAGTFLFMQILDRIKFKDAIFIPLVGMMLGNILSSISTFFAYKADVIQNMSAWLQGDFSMVMKGRYELLYISIPILVIAYLFANRFTVAGMGEDFSKNLGLAYKRVVNIGLILVALITATVVLTVGMIPFLGLIIPNIVSIFKGDHLQKTLPHTALLGANFLLVTDILGRMLIYPYEISISLMVGVIGSGIFLYLLFRRKAYA, via the coding sequence ATGAAAAAGCGTTACTTGATTACATCTTTGATCATCCTTTCATTGCTTTCACTCTTTGTAGGAGTAAGCAGAATCACACCAATGGAACTGCTTGATTTTCAGTCGGAAGAAACAGAAATCTTCCTGATCAGCAGGGTACCGCGCTTGATTGCAATCCTCCTTGCCGGCGCAGGGATGAGCATAGCCGGACTGATCATGCAGCAGTTGAGCCGCAATAAGTTCGTGTCACCGACAACGGCGGGCACGCTCGATGCGACAAGATTGGGCATTCTCGTTTCGATGCTGTTTTTTGCAAACGCGTCCACGATTGAAAAAATGCTGATTGCGTTTGTGTTCGCACTGGCGGGAACATTCTTGTTCATGCAGATTCTTGACCGGATCAAGTTCAAGGACGCGATTTTCATTCCGCTTGTCGGGATGATGCTGGGTAATATCCTATCATCCATATCGACATTCTTTGCTTACAAAGCCGATGTTATCCAGAACATGTCCGCGTGGCTGCAGGGTGATTTTTCGATGGTCATGAAGGGGCGCTATGAGCTGCTGTACATAAGCATTCCGATCCTGGTGATTGCCTATCTTTTCGCCAATCGCTTTACGGTGGCGGGGATGGGAGAAGATTTTTCGAAGAACTTGGGGCTCGCCTACAAACGGGTCGTCAACATCGGATTGATCCTTGTCGCTCTGATTACGGCCACTGTCGTCCTGACGGTCGGAATGATTCCGTTCCTCGGGCTGATCATCCCGAATATCGTCTCAATTTTCAAAGGCGACCATCTGCAAAAAACATTGCCGCATACGGCTTTGCTGGGAGCGAATTTCCTCCTGGTAACGGACATCCTGGGACGCATGCTGATCTATCCTTACGAGATTTCGATCTCTCTGATGGTCGGCGTCATCGGCAGTGGAATTTTCTTGTACCTGTTGTTTAGGAGGAAGGCATATGCGTAA
- a CDS encoding iron chelate uptake ABC transporter family permease subunit: MRNSVKLTLLALIAIGASMLYLFHDLNGSFDYALPKRAMKVAAMVITGVAIAYSTVVFQTISHNRILTPSIIGLDLLYMLLQTVLIFFLGSGHVTVVNKQVNFILTVAIMVVFALLLYRLLFKKGNQPIYFLLLVGIIVGTFFSSITTFLQVLIDPNEFQVVQDRMFASFNNINTDLVWLAIGLIVLLIIYAWRFTTYLDVLSLGRENAINLGVSYDSIVKKMLVLVAVFISISTALVGPLTFLGLIVANLSYQAFKTYKHSVLISGAILISVISLVGGQWVVERVFTFSTTLSVIINFVGGVYFIYLLLKESRST; encoded by the coding sequence ATGCGTAACTCAGTAAAATTAACCCTCCTTGCTTTAATCGCAATTGGTGCGAGCATGCTGTATTTATTCCATGACCTGAATGGCAGCTTCGATTATGCCCTGCCCAAGCGGGCGATGAAGGTGGCTGCGATGGTGATTACCGGAGTGGCAATCGCTTATTCAACCGTCGTTTTCCAGACGATCAGCCACAACCGCATCCTTACACCGAGTATTATCGGACTGGATTTGCTTTACATGCTGCTTCAGACCGTGCTGATTTTCTTCCTCGGTTCAGGCCATGTGACCGTCGTCAATAAACAGGTGAACTTCATTTTAACAGTGGCCATCATGGTTGTGTTCGCCTTGCTGCTTTACCGGCTTCTTTTTAAAAAGGGAAACCAGCCAATCTACTTTTTGCTGCTAGTGGGAATCATTGTCGGAACCTTCTTTTCAAGCATTACGACATTCCTGCAGGTGCTGATTGATCCGAATGAGTTTCAGGTGGTCCAGGACAGGATGTTTGCCAGCTTCAACAACATCAACACCGACCTGGTTTGGCTGGCGATCGGTCTGATAGTCTTGCTGATCATTTATGCCTGGAGGTTCACAACCTATCTCGATGTCCTGTCCCTCGGCAGGGAGAATGCGATCAACCTTGGAGTTTCCTATGATTCTATTGTAAAAAAAATGCTCGTGCTCGTTGCCGTATTCATTTCGATTTCCACCGCCCTTGTCGGACCGCTGACTTTTTTGGGCTTGATTGTTGCGAATCTATCCTATCAAGCTTTCAAAACCTACAAGCACAGCGTCCTAATCAGCGGAGCAATTTTAATCAGCGTGATTTCCCTTGTTGGCGGCCAATGGGTCGTGGAAAGAGTCTTCACATTCTCCACCACGCTTAGTGTCATCATCAACTTCGTCGGTGGCGTGTATTTCATCTACTTACTGCTTAAGGAGAGTCGATCAACATGA
- a CDS encoding ABC transporter ATP-binding protein has translation MITVRSLSKFYGKKSVVEDVTVNIQRGQITSFIGPNGAGKSTLLSMVSRLLDADSGEVLIDQTDVRKMKSNEFSKVVSILKQSNYMNVRLTIRELVSFGRFPYSKGRLTEEDEKFVDQAIEYMHLTEMQDSYLDELSGGQKQRAFIAMVIAQDTEYILLDEPLNNLDMKHSVQIMKILRQLVDDLGKTVVIVLHDINFASVYSDRIVALKDGKVVKDGPTREIIQSDALKEIYDMDIPIQEMNNCRICVYFNS, from the coding sequence ATGATTACAGTTCGTTCACTGTCCAAATTTTACGGAAAAAAGAGTGTCGTTGAAGATGTGACTGTCAACATCCAGAGAGGCCAGATCACTTCTTTCATCGGACCGAATGGCGCCGGGAAATCGACGCTGCTCTCGATGGTTAGCCGGCTGCTTGATGCTGACTCTGGGGAAGTACTCATCGACCAGACTGATGTCCGGAAGATGAAGTCGAATGAATTTTCCAAGGTCGTCTCGATTCTGAAACAGTCGAATTATATGAATGTCCGCCTGACGATCCGCGAGCTTGTATCGTTCGGAAGGTTCCCTTACTCAAAAGGGAGGCTGACGGAGGAGGATGAGAAGTTCGTCGACCAGGCGATTGAGTACATGCATCTGACCGAGATGCAGGACAGTTATCTCGACGAACTATCTGGCGGGCAAAAGCAGCGGGCGTTCATTGCGATGGTCATTGCCCAGGATACAGAATATATCCTGCTTGATGAACCACTGAACAACCTGGACATGAAGCATTCGGTCCAGATCATGAAAATCCTTCGCCAGCTTGTCGATGACCTTGGCAAAACCGTCGTCATCGTCCTGCATGACATCAACTTTGCCTCCGTCTATTCAGACCGCATCGTCGCACTGAAGGATGGAAAGGTCGTCAAGGATGGCCCAACAAGGGAAATCATCCAGTCAGACGCACTAAAAGAAATCTACGATATGGACATTCCAATCCAGGAAATGAACAATTGCCGGATTTGTGTTTATTTTAATTCTTAG
- a CDS encoding siderophore ABC transporter substrate-binding protein produces MKKLSLLALVLAMVLALAACGSDEKAETTAAAGKGEAKEMTIKHEYGEATVKKSPEKVVVFDFGVLDTLDELGVEVTGVPQAIVPKYLEKYAGKEYTNVGSLKEPDFEAIHAMKPDVIFISARQAELYDQFAEIAPTVFVGMDYTKYMESFEKNMKLIGEIFEKEEVVTEKLAEVNKSIDEINKEASAADEKALLVLANEGKVSAYGAGSRYGFLHDVFGFKAADENIEASTHGQSITFEYILEKNPGILFVIDRTAAVGGEVGAKETIENELVKKTDAFKNGKIIYLDGTNWYLSGGGLQSMQSMIEEVRSAL; encoded by the coding sequence ATGAAAAAACTTAGTTTATTAGCACTTGTTTTAGCGATGGTGCTTGCATTGGCAGCATGTGGTTCTGATGAAAAAGCAGAAACGACAGCAGCAGCAGGAAAAGGCGAAGCGAAGGAAATGACCATCAAGCATGAGTACGGAGAAGCAACTGTTAAAAAGAGTCCTGAAAAAGTTGTCGTGTTTGACTTTGGTGTACTGGATACCCTTGATGAGCTAGGTGTAGAGGTTACAGGCGTACCGCAGGCAATCGTTCCTAAATACCTGGAAAAATACGCGGGCAAGGAATACACAAATGTCGGCAGCTTGAAAGAACCTGATTTTGAAGCTATCCACGCAATGAAGCCAGACGTCATCTTTATTTCCGCAAGACAGGCTGAACTGTACGACCAGTTTGCAGAAATCGCTCCTACCGTTTTTGTTGGCATGGACTATACAAAGTACATGGAATCCTTTGAAAAGAACATGAAGCTGATCGGTGAGATTTTTGAAAAAGAAGAGGTCGTGACGGAAAAACTGGCGGAAGTCAATAAGAGTATAGATGAAATCAATAAAGAAGCTTCCGCAGCAGATGAGAAAGCATTGCTTGTGCTGGCGAATGAAGGCAAGGTCAGTGCTTATGGTGCCGGATCTCGTTACGGTTTCCTCCACGATGTATTCGGATTCAAGGCGGCAGATGAAAATATCGAAGCCTCCACTCACGGCCAGAGCATCACTTTTGAATATATCCTTGAGAAGAACCCTGGAATCCTGTTCGTCATTGACCGTACCGCAGCTGTAGGTGGCGAAGTCGGCGCGAAGGAAACAATTGAAAATGAACTTGTGAAAAAGACTGACGCCTTCAAAAACGGCAAGATCATTTACCTTGACGGTACGAACTGGTACTTGAGCGGCGGCGGCTTGCAGTCCATGCAATCAATGATCGAAGAAGTGAGGTCTGCACTATAA
- a CDS encoding antibiotic biosynthesis monooxygenase family protein, with product MFYQIKRILVKEGHSGQVVERFSKKGMLIEQQPGFLDKQVLVKKSRRGDEEVMIMISWQSEQDWKNWEKHPDHIAGHKAKIGQPKPDYILETSQDIYDVI from the coding sequence ATGTTTTATCAAATTAAGAGAATCCTCGTGAAAGAAGGACATTCTGGTCAGGTTGTCGAGCGCTTTTCGAAGAAGGGCATGCTGATCGAACAGCAGCCAGGCTTCCTTGATAAACAGGTTCTCGTAAAAAAGAGCCGCAGAGGCGACGAAGAAGTCATGATCATGATAAGCTGGCAATCCGAACAAGACTGGAAGAACTGGGAGAAGCATCCCGATCATATCGCCGGTCACAAAGCCAAAATCGGCCAGCCAAAACCTGATTATATCCTTGAAACCTCCCAAGATATCTATGATGTGATTTAA
- a CDS encoding aspartate:alanine exchanger family transporter — translation MDGIIGLLEEPLILLFVILFLGSALGEIKIRGLSLGTSGVLLAAMVFGHFGYQVSPVIQQLGLGLFIVAVGLSAGPRFFRMMKTSGAVFGIISLLIVLVASITTIVVAKLFNLSPALSIGIMTGALTSTPGLAAALQATGDPLASVGYGIAYPFGVLAVVLFVQLLPRVLKVDLAEDLKKKSGPVRNDDSPEVITIEVTDPAINKRTLKELEFNRYNTVVISRVIRGDRNIIALNDTVILVGDRLVAVGLRNDLTKLCEDIGREVETNVKNHDNVELRKVTVDSLELIGKTIRELDLRRTYGVTVTRIERGGFEFNQNSKWRLERGDVLTLVSSEDRLDDVEKLFNRKKLTVTNIHILSLSLVLLLGVLAGMIPFHFPKLGTITFGVAGGPLFIALIIGHFGKLGPIHARYYQPSNQVIRDIGLVLFLAGAGTTAGEGIVKVIQQEGFNLVIGGAIITILPVVAGFFIARKLFRLSIIHSLGALCGGMTSTPGLGATNQLMDSEDPAIAYAAAYPFALISVAVASQILVFFL, via the coding sequence GTGGACGGCATAATAGGTTTGCTTGAGGAACCGTTAATTTTATTATTCGTCATCTTATTTCTTGGCTCGGCACTGGGGGAAATCAAAATACGGGGGCTTAGCCTTGGAACATCCGGTGTCTTGCTGGCGGCTATGGTGTTCGGTCATTTTGGCTACCAGGTGTCCCCGGTCATCCAGCAGCTGGGACTTGGATTATTTATTGTGGCAGTTGGCTTATCCGCTGGGCCGCGTTTTTTCCGGATGATGAAAACGAGCGGTGCAGTATTTGGAATCATAAGCCTGTTGATTGTTCTCGTCGCTTCCATCACAACCATTGTTGTGGCCAAGCTGTTCAATCTCTCTCCGGCGTTAAGTATTGGAATCATGACCGGAGCGCTTACGAGTACACCAGGACTTGCGGCAGCCCTCCAGGCAACCGGCGACCCGCTTGCGTCTGTCGGTTACGGGATTGCCTATCCTTTCGGCGTCCTCGCGGTAGTGCTATTCGTACAGCTTTTGCCGCGTGTGCTCAAGGTGGATTTAGCAGAGGATTTAAAAAAGAAATCTGGTCCCGTACGGAATGATGATTCACCTGAAGTCATCACCATTGAGGTGACTGATCCCGCAATCAATAAAAGAACCTTAAAAGAACTCGAGTTCAATCGATATAATACGGTCGTGATCAGCCGCGTCATCCGTGGGGACAGGAATATCATTGCCCTTAATGATACAGTTATCCTCGTAGGGGACAGGCTTGTTGCGGTCGGTCTCCGAAATGATTTGACGAAGCTTTGCGAAGACATTGGCAGGGAGGTCGAGACGAATGTCAAGAACCACGACAATGTTGAGCTTCGCAAGGTAACCGTCGATTCGCTTGAGTTAATCGGGAAGACGATCAGAGAGCTTGATTTAAGGCGGACATATGGTGTCACGGTTACGAGGATTGAACGAGGCGGGTTTGAATTCAACCAGAACTCGAAATGGCGGCTGGAGCGCGGCGATGTCCTGACACTTGTCAGCAGTGAAGACCGATTGGATGACGTGGAAAAATTGTTCAACAGAAAGAAGCTGACAGTTACCAATATCCATATCCTTTCGCTCAGCCTGGTTTTGCTGCTGGGAGTGTTGGCCGGCATGATTCCGTTCCATTTTCCGAAACTTGGCACGATTACATTTGGCGTCGCCGGCGGTCCGTTGTTCATCGCCTTGATCATCGGCCACTTCGGGAAGCTCGGCCCCATCCATGCGCGCTATTATCAGCCGTCGAACCAGGTCATTCGCGATATTGGACTCGTCTTATTCCTGGCTGGGGCTGGCACTACAGCCGGTGAAGGAATCGTTAAGGTCATCCAGCAGGAGGGCTTCAACCTTGTCATCGGCGGTGCGATCATTACAATCCTGCCAGTCGTAGCAGGCTTTTTCATCGCAAGAAAGCTTTTCCGATTGAGCATCATTCACTCATTAGGAGCATTGTGCGGCGGAATGACAAGTACACCTGGACTCGGGGCCACCAACCAGTTGATGGATTCCGAGGATCCGGCGATCGCCTACGCTGCCGCCTATCCATTTGCGCTCATATCGGTTGCGGTGGCATCACAGATCCTGGTTTTCTTTTTATAA
- a CDS encoding Lrp/AsnC family transcriptional regulator produces MVIDETDRLILQLLSENGRMSYVDIGKQLNLSRVSIRERVNQLIEDGVIEKFSVVINSEKVGKSVSAFFEVDCEPSSLVRVAETLANNPSVASCYQMTGPSTLHMHVLVEDFIRLENFINEELYSLEGITRVESHILLRRFKSRTGLKL; encoded by the coding sequence ATGGTAATCGATGAAACTGACCGCCTGATCCTTCAACTATTATCCGAAAACGGCAGGATGTCTTATGTCGATATTGGCAAACAGTTGAATTTATCAAGGGTATCAATCCGGGAAAGAGTCAATCAATTAATCGAAGATGGTGTGATCGAAAAGTTCTCTGTTGTCATCAATTCGGAAAAAGTGGGGAAATCTGTTTCCGCATTCTTCGAAGTGGATTGTGAGCCTTCATCCCTTGTAAGGGTTGCGGAGACACTAGCAAATAATCCAAGTGTAGCAAGCTGTTACCAGATGACTGGTCCAAGCACACTGCATATGCATGTCCTGGTAGAGGATTTTATAAGATTGGAAAATTTCATCAATGAAGAACTCTACAGTTTGGAAGGAATCACCAGGGTGGAAAGCCATATTTTACTCAGGAGATTCAAGAGCAGGACCGGGTTGAAGTTGTGA
- a CDS encoding ABC transporter substrate-binding protein produces MSKKGKVFAAVFMSLLLLLAGCNNSNSSGSEGEKSATASAPAKTDNTELVVGLDDDPPQLDPHFSTAAVDRQVFHSIYDKLVDVDEELNFVPMLAEKWDISEDGKTYTFTLQKGVKFHDGTPFNAEAVKFNFERMMDPNAGSPRASELSSIEKIEVVDETTLKVVLSEPYSPFLAALSDRAGMMVSPKAVQEKGKDFANSPVGTGPFKFVSRVKQDKIEVEKNAEYWNGAPKFEKIVYRPYSDENVRLTNLTSGDVDIISKVPPKDVEKLKNDSNLTLSETSALGFQGLYLNHKSEPFNNKALRQALDLVIDREAIIKVALRDTGVQAAGAIPPGTWAYDDSIKPTKKDVEKAKKIMAEAGYPDGFEFTLQLSPKPVEEQISQMIQSMAAEAGIKVKLEIVEFGTMLDNMDNYKFDAVRLGWSGRTDPDGNIYALFHTDGSINYGYSNPKMDELLEQARVEVDQKERKKIYSEATELGQEEVPFIFIYHEKDYKAFKNNLQGYKHISDQMMRFHDVSFK; encoded by the coding sequence GTGAGTAAAAAAGGAAAAGTATTTGCAGCAGTATTTATGAGTTTATTATTGCTATTGGCAGGATGTAACAATAGTAATTCTTCCGGTTCGGAAGGAGAGAAATCGGCAACGGCCAGCGCTCCTGCGAAAACGGACAACACTGAATTGGTGGTCGGGCTGGATGATGATCCGCCGCAGCTGGATCCTCATTTCTCAACAGCAGCGGTTGACCGACAAGTATTCCACAGTATCTATGACAAGCTGGTTGATGTGGATGAAGAGCTTAACTTCGTTCCGATGCTGGCGGAAAAATGGGATATTTCAGAAGATGGAAAAACATATACCTTCACTTTACAAAAGGGAGTTAAATTCCATGATGGAACTCCGTTTAATGCAGAAGCAGTTAAATTCAACTTTGAGCGCATGATGGATCCTAATGCAGGTTCACCTCGTGCATCTGAATTATCGTCCATTGAAAAAATTGAAGTAGTTGATGAAACAACATTGAAGGTTGTGCTTTCAGAACCGTACAGCCCATTCCTGGCAGCATTGTCTGACCGTGCCGGCATGATGGTTTCTCCAAAAGCTGTACAAGAAAAAGGCAAGGATTTTGCCAACTCACCTGTTGGTACGGGTCCTTTCAAATTTGTATCACGAGTGAAGCAAGACAAAATCGAAGTTGAAAAAAATGCTGAGTATTGGAACGGGGCACCAAAGTTTGAAAAAATCGTCTATCGTCCATATTCAGATGAAAATGTCAGGCTGACAAACCTTACATCAGGCGATGTTGACATTATCAGCAAAGTTCCGCCAAAAGATGTTGAGAAGTTAAAAAATGATTCAAACCTTACATTATCTGAGACAAGCGCTCTTGGCTTCCAGGGTCTATATTTGAATCACAAGAGTGAGCCATTCAATAACAAAGCGCTTCGCCAGGCATTGGATTTGGTCATTGACCGTGAAGCAATCATCAAGGTTGCGCTTCGTGACACTGGTGTACAGGCTGCAGGAGCTATTCCTCCTGGGACTTGGGCATATGACGATTCTATTAAACCAACAAAGAAAGATGTAGAAAAAGCTAAGAAAATCATGGCTGAGGCAGGGTATCCTGATGGATTTGAATTTACGTTACAGCTTTCTCCTAAGCCAGTGGAAGAGCAAATCTCGCAAATGATCCAATCAATGGCTGCAGAAGCCGGCATTAAGGTTAAGCTTGAAATCGTCGAATTCGGAACGATGCTTGATAACATGGATAACTATAAGTTTGATGCAGTCCGATTAGGCTGGAGCGGAAGAACTGATCCAGATGGAAACATCTACGCCCTATTCCATACGGACGGCTCAATCAACTACGGTTATTCAAACCCGAAAATGGACGAGCTGCTGGAACAGGCACGAGTTGAAGTCGACCAAAAAGAACGAAAGAAAATTTACAGCGAAGCAACTGAACTAGGACAGGAAGAAGTACCGTTCATTTTCATCTACCACGAGAAGGATTACAAAGCATTTAAAAACAACTTACAGGGCTATAAACACATCTCGGATCAAATGATGCGCTTCCACGACGTTTCATTTAAATAA